Proteins from a genomic interval of Funiculus sociatus GB2-C1:
- a CDS encoding transposase encodes LETRTEFRLVTNLPAAGDAAVSDDDIRDIYRLRWGVELLWKFLKMHLKLDKLITKNVNGITIQIYVSLIAYLILQLLCIPEQWGHTLLDKFRYLQCCMCQKISYVHWFEEMMLC; translated from the coding sequence ATCTGGAAACCCGAACTGAATTCCGATTAGTGACTAATTTACCAGCAGCAGGAGATGCAGCAGTTAGTGATGATGACATTAGGGATATTTATCGATTACGTTGGGGAGTTGAATTATTATGGAAGTTTTTAAAGATGCACTTAAAACTCGATAAATTAATTACAAAAAACGTCAACGGTATTACCATACAAATTTACGTTAGTTTGATAGCTTATCTAATTTTACAGCTTTTATGTATTCCCGAACAATGGGGTCATACACTATTAGATAAATTCCGCTATTTACAATGTTGTATGTGTCAAAAAATCAGTTATGTCCATTGGTTTGAGGAGATGATGTTATGTTGA